In the genome of Armatimonadota bacterium, the window GTACTGCTTGGTCAAAGCGTTCTCCGGCTCCCTCAAAATGCGCTCAAACTCCAGTTGGCCCAAATCTTCCAGCTCCACCCGAATCGGCAGCCGGCCCTGAAGCTCGGGAATCAAGTCGGACGGCTTGGAAACGTGGAACGCCCCCGCCGCAATAAAAAGAATGTGATCCGTCCTCACAGGGCCAAACTTGGTAACCACCGTCGCGCCCTCGATGATGGGCAAGAGGTCTCTCTGTACGCCCTCTCGGCTCACATCCGGCCCGTTTCCGCGCTCTCTTCCGGCAATCTTGTCCAACTCGTCTAAAAAGACGATTCCAGTCTGTTCCGCTCGAAAGACCGCCTCGCGCACCACCGCGCTCCGGTCGATCATCTTTCTCGCCTCTTCTTGAGACAGCAGCTCCTTTGCCTCGCCGATCGTAACCGTCCGAGCGGTCTTGCTTCTTGGGATAAAAGGATTGGTCGCGCCGTCCGAATCAAGGCTCATCTCCTCGATGCCTTGCGGCGAGAACACCTGAAAGAACGGCGACATCGGCTCATCGACCTCGATCTCGATGGTCTCGCTGTCGCGCGCGCCGCTCCTGACTTGATCCCGAACGGTCGCCCGGGCGCGGCGCAATCGAGAGGCTTCGCCTTCGTCCTCTGCCTCCTCGTCATCGTCCATCGCGCCGATCACCTCGCGCAACATCCGCTCTAAAGGCTGAGCGGCCTCTTTTCGCCGCCTATGCCGACGCGATATGCCTAAAGAATCGATGATCCGCTCCAACGCCCTCTCTTCGGCAGCCTCGCGAACTTGCCCGATCTTCTCCGTCTCGACCATCCGAACCGATACGTTCACCAAATCTCGAACGATCGAATCGACATCCCGACCGACATACCCCACCTCGGTAAACTTGGTCGCCTCGACTTTGACAAACGGCGCGCGCACCAGATGGGCCAACCGTCGCGCGATCTCCGTCTTTCCTACGCCCGTCGGCCCGATCATCAGGATGTTTTTGGGCAATATCTCCTCGCGCTGCTCGGGAGGCAACAGTTGGCGCCTGTATCGGTTCCTAAGCGCTACGGCGACCGCTCGTTTGGCCTTGTTCTGGCCGACGATAAACTTATCTAATTCAATGACGATCTGCTTTGGGGTCAGATCCTCGATAGGGACTTCCATTTAGGGTCCTCCGAAGGGAACGGCGAACCAAGATTCTACCAGGATTGCGCCGACTGCGTATACTTAAGCGTTCCCAATGCGCGAAGCAAAACAGATTCAGCATCTGGCGGTCGACTTTGGATCGACCAACACCCTGGTCGCCCGATGGAACGGCTACGCCGCCGAATGCATGGAGATTCCAGAACTGACCGTCCGCGAGCCGACCTGGAACACGCCCCAAGTCCCATCCGTCATCTACTTTCTCTCCAAAACCCGCGCTTGCATCGGTTTTCAAGCGCTCTCGGCCAGAGAGATAGCGGGCGCCGTGCAAGCCTATGGCCAAAAGAACTGGTCCGACCGCGTTAAGCCCGTCCTCTTGCGCGATGGCGCCGGCCAAGTTGCCGAGATCGACGGCGAAAAGGTTACAGCCAGACAGGCGGCGCTGCTCTTCTTAGAGACTCTCCTCGCAGCAACCCTTCGACACATGGGGCCGACCACTGTCAAAGGCTGGCGAAAGCTCATTCGACGCCTTCTGCGCACGCACCCCATCACCCAACTGACCATGACCGTGCCGATCGAGTGCCACGAGCCGTATCGGCGCGAATTGGGCGGCATGGCGGCTCGCCTCGGCATTCGCCGCTTTATGATCTTAGACGAGCCTGTCGCCGCCGCAATGGGCTATGGCGTCGATCTGAGCCAAGATCGCACCATCCTCGTCCTAGACTTTGGCGGAGGCACGCTCAATGCCGCCGTGGTGCAGACTCACGCCAAGGCGCCGCACGGATTGGGCAATCACTCCTCCGTCTTGGCCGGCCGCGGCCTGATCGATTTTGGCGGCAAAGTCGTCGACGAATGGGTTTTCGAGGAGTTGGTCAAGCGCCTGCCCAGCGGCCGCAATTTCGAGCTCTTGGCGCGATCCCTGGCCGAAGAAGCCAAAATCTACCTTTCGCACGACGATACAAAGGCGCCCTTCACAATCCCGATTTCAGAAGGCGTCTGCGCCGAACTGAACCGCCAAGAGTTCGAGGCGTTGCTCGTCGAAAAAGGCCTATACGACCGGATCGACCAAGTGCTCGAGCAAACTTTGGACGACCTCTGGCTGCGCCACCAAATCCCCAGCTCCGGCATCGAGGCCGTGCTGCCGGTCGGCGGCTCCACGCTCTTGCCCCAGGTTCGGCAAAGATTGATGGAGCGCTTCGGCGTGCATACGGTCTGGTGGGACAGCCCCTTCGATGCGGTCGTCAAGGGCGCGGCAGTGTTTGGAGCGGGCGCCCTGGTCGATCAGATCGTCCACCACGACTACGCAATGCGGCTCTACAACGAAAAAGCCAACGTCTCTGAATACGAACTGCTCGCGCCGCGCGGTACGCGCTACCCGACGACCGGCTCCCTCGCCTCTCGATACTACACGCTAGGAGCCGGGCAGACCGAGTTCCGACTGCCCATCTACGAAGTAGGCTACAGCGGACGCAGGAGCGTGCCCTGGTCCCGCCGAAACGAAGGACTTTACTGGACTCCTGATACAGAACAGGAAGATACGGGCATAATATGTCTGAACGCGGGCGAGATCGTTCGCGTATCGCCGCCGGGAGATGGCAAGCGGCCCAGACTAAGAATCGAGTTCGCCATCGACGAACAGCGGCACCTGATCGTAACCATAACCGATCTGCTCGCGCATCGGACGATCAAGAAAGAAGAACGAGTTGTCCAGCTTCGATAATTCGAAGCGAACCTAAAGCCATCTGGAGCGTACTTGAATCATGCGAAAACTGATCCTTGCGCCATTCTTGCTTCTGTTGCTGAGCGTCTCGTTCGGACAGCCTATCACCGAAGAGGTCAAGTCCGAAGTCCTCAAGGAGGTCAATCGGATTCTGGCCGAGCGCGCCTTTGTACCCGGCGCAGACTTTTCTAAGTGGCCCGAATACCTGGCCAAACGCCAAGAGCAGGTAGACGAGGCCAAGACTCAAGGCGAATTCGTCAACGCGGTCAACCGCGCCCTGCGCGACTTTGGCATGAGCCACATTCGCCTCCAAACGCCCCGAGCCGCCGAACTGAGAACACGAACCACGACCATTGGCGTGGGCTTGCGAGTGAAGGAAGTAGCGGACGGCCTCGAGGTCCTAACAGTCGCGCCGGACAGTCCGGCAATGGAGGCCGGGCTCAAACAGGGCGACGTTATCCTCGCGATCGACGGAAAAAAGCCCGAATCGACCGAAGACCTGCCCTCCGATGCGGGCGCCAAAGTCGAACTGAAGATCAAAATGAGCATGGGCGAAGAGAAGGCCGTCTCCTTAGAAGTCAAAGAGTATCGCCGTGTTCGCACCGACTTCCTATCATGGCTGGACGACGAAACCGCATTGCTGAAGGTCCACACCTTCTCCACCGGATACAATCGACAACTCCTAGAAGGCTTTGTCGAGGAAGCGCGGCCTAAAGCCAAGTATCTGCTCCTCGATCTG includes:
- the hslU gene encoding ATP-dependent protease ATPase subunit HslU, whose product is MEVPIEDLTPKQIVIELDKFIVGQNKAKRAVAVALRNRYRRQLLPPEQREEILPKNILMIGPTGVGKTEIARRLAHLVRAPFVKVEATKFTEVGYVGRDVDSIVRDLVNVSVRMVETEKIGQVREAAEERALERIIDSLGISRRHRRRKEAAQPLERMLREVIGAMDDDEEAEDEGEASRLRRARATVRDQVRSGARDSETIEIEVDEPMSPFFQVFSPQGIEEMSLDSDGATNPFIPRSKTARTVTIGEAKELLSQEEARKMIDRSAVVREAVFRAEQTGIVFLDELDKIAGRERGNGPDVSREGVQRDLLPIIEGATVVTKFGPVRTDHILFIAAGAFHVSKPSDLIPELQGRLPIRVELEDLGQLEFERILREPENALTKQYQRLLGTEGVRLEFTEDGIDEIARFAAEVNRQTENIGARRLHTVMERLMEDIAFAAPDLPSMDITIDGTIVREKIGSVVEDLDLSRYIL
- a CDS encoding Hsp70 family protein, giving the protein MREAKQIQHLAVDFGSTNTLVARWNGYAAECMEIPELTVREPTWNTPQVPSVIYFLSKTRACIGFQALSAREIAGAVQAYGQKNWSDRVKPVLLRDGAGQVAEIDGEKVTARQAALLFLETLLAATLRHMGPTTVKGWRKLIRRLLRTHPITQLTMTVPIECHEPYRRELGGMAARLGIRRFMILDEPVAAAMGYGVDLSQDRTILVLDFGGGTLNAAVVQTHAKAPHGLGNHSSVLAGRGLIDFGGKVVDEWVFEELVKRLPSGRNFELLARSLAEEAKIYLSHDDTKAPFTIPISEGVCAELNRQEFEALLVEKGLYDRIDQVLEQTLDDLWLRHQIPSSGIEAVLPVGGSTLLPQVRQRLMERFGVHTVWWDSPFDAVVKGAAVFGAGALVDQIVHHDYAMRLYNEKANVSEYELLAPRGTRYPTTGSLASRYYTLGAGQTEFRLPIYEVGYSGRRSVPWSRRNEGLYWTPDTEQEDTGIICLNAGEIVRVSPPGDGKRPRLRIEFAIDEQRHLIVTITDLLAHRTIKKEERVVQLR
- a CDS encoding PDZ domain-containing protein, whose product is MRKLILAPFLLLLLSVSFGQPITEEVKSEVLKEVNRILAERAFVPGADFSKWPEYLAKRQEQVDEAKTQGEFVNAVNRALRDFGMSHIRLQTPRAAELRTRTTTIGVGLRVKEVADGLEVLTVAPDSPAMEAGLKQGDVILAIDGKKPESTEDLPSDAGAKVELKIKMSMGEEKAVSLEVKEYRRVRTDFLSWLDDETALLKVHTFSTGYNRQLLEGFVEEARPKAKYLLLDLRSNGGGSTASLNHLISILLPPDKAVGAFINRRTAEQYAEETEKPATDPAAIAEWTERKVRTRYGLIDHYPGKIAVLINSGSASASEIVAQALREVGGAPVIGQKSAGAVLASVFGRLPHGFAIQYPVSDYVSIKGVRLEKNPIVPDVEATGRATTADDPVVQAAVKKLKGE